Below is a window of Drosophila nasuta strain 15112-1781.00 chromosome X, ASM2355853v1, whole genome shotgun sequence DNA.
GCAAATGACACATTGCACTGTTCCAGCGGCACAATGTTCAACGGTGCGCGCAGCAAAATCTTTGAGGTGCGACGATCTGCAATTTGCAAGAGATGACTCGAGTTAAGAGATTGCAAGCATAACTGATTGATACTGGACTTACTGGTCAGATTCATGACGCCCCAACCGGCGACAAATAGTTTGGAATCCGCTGGCGGATCGACGGGATTCGTTTCCAGACACGCAGGATAAATGTAGAAACTGAGCTTGGCCTCCTCGGCCAGCTCAAGTATGGCAATATCGTTGtacttgctgctgctcacaTAATCCGGATGTATTGTGATATTGCCCTGTTATCAGGTAATAAATCAGATTATTATTAACAAGCTACAATagtgtgtgctcgactgtaagatacccgctaccaattttcaataaaagcaacacattcggtatatttttagtatttttgtggtatggTATTAACATATATCTACTAATTATATTACTCAGAatattttttatcatttttgtggtatattttatatatatatatttagtatatttaaagaaatataccaaactatttcttaaaatatactaaatggaTATATCCACtctattcttaaaatatgcctAACTtgtatactaaaaaatactaaatatactaatgtttttctgaaaataattaccaaattaatatacagcaAATAGTACTGAATggcttataaaatataccaaatcaatataccacagaaatactaaaaataccgaataccaaatattattggtatatacatacagtACAAAACATCATTATCGTCACATCAACTAAAGCAGGTAAAACTCGATTTTAGAAAACCCTTTTTAccatttaaaagtatttcttaagtACGTTCTACAATTATCGTCTGGTCGCATTTAAATGTTCAGGCATCAtaactgtagttattattgtatgtactgCAAATTGCGACGATTGACTCggaattacgcttgttattcaattttttcagacggacagacagacggacagacggccAGACAAACGGATATAACTATATCGTACATTTCCTGCACACtccaaattataatacccttctgccCTATGACTAGcgaatatcaagtatacgcatgCATTTACCGTTAGGGGAATATCCTGATAGTGGTTATTCACTTGGTCGATGTTCACCGTACCCAAACGCACATGCACAGGCGTATCGTCAAAACTGTTGACACAATGCGCCGCAGTCAGCACATGACGGGTGGTGATCAAAGAGCCACCGCAACGGTAATCGGTGCGTCCAATGCCAGTGAAAGCGATGGCCGCCATGTGCGGATAGATGCCGTCATCGACAGGAATGCCGTCGAGGATATGCGGCGTCAGCTGGTGCAAGTTTTGACGCTCCTCAATTTGGCGACAGGCTGCAAAGGCATAAGTAATGCGATATTgtcattaatttcattttaaatttattattaacttattttatttaattatgaatcTAATACGTTGCTTATATAGTAACCCAAAATGTATATGTCATTTTAGAAGCTttgctattttaaataaataaagtgtgTTATTAACTCtattttcaaagattttattttcctAAATCAGCAACCTAAAATGCATGTAAGTAAAATACTCTTagctttttaatattataaaaacaaatcattatacaaatataaactataaaaaattaattttactattaatttcttattaaGTTTACAGAtatcttaatttatttaaatagtcaTGCGTCACATTGCTTTAAGCAATAGCAGAAAAGGAAAATTCAGTATTCGTAGTTTTGcaatattaagaaaataaattaaaaattataaatatgccaataaaataaaagatgcCAATACGTTGAGATAtaaatttctgtttttaagtttttaaatattaagaaaataaatcaaaaatcatataaatgtatataaatagattattcttttaaatcaaccattttgtttgtttctttatgCAACAGTATGAAATGAATATTGAATCTTATAAGTTTTGCATTTggaataaaaatcgaaaaagaaTTTTGATATTAGTTCTATtagtgttcatacggacagacagacagccaggCAGATAGACAGAAATGGTTTAATTGcctcggagatgcctccttctggtggttacatacatttcatggagccacaaagttataatacccttctacccacTAGGGAGCGGGTataaaagtgaacaaaattatatattttatcggaCAACAGAAAGTGTTCCTAACATCAATCATATCTCTGAATATACTGCTAATCTAgagctatttatttatttttaaaattttttcagtTTCTGTGACACGCTACAAATTCCGCTtaagaattacccatatatgaCTCTTAAGACTCTTTTGACGCAGAAGAACGAAAGAATTTATGCTTATATAGCTGGCAAGCAATGAGTATTGGAATGCAAAGACACGCAATCTGTATAAACAGGAATGCTTACCTCTTACAGCGGCTCTTTCACTGCCTGGTGCGGTGTCCactcttgttgttggcgtGGGTTGAATGGTCTTGGGCGTCGTTGTCGACTCAGTGCTGCAATTGTTAAAAGACAGTCAATTAGTACACAAGTTTTTACATGTATGCATGTACTAGTTGGGGGAACATTAGGGCCAGGCCAATTGATGTCATGCATAAAGTGCGACAAACCCAAATAATTCAGCATCGCCGTTGCCCAGATCATTGGTAATCAGCTCATCCGCCGGACTTGGTCGAAACCGAAACGGTGCCCAGGGATCCGAATTGAAATCCGCAATGGGACGTGCTGTTGTCCTTTCTATCGGCACTGGGCGCTGATCGAATGTGCTGACCTCCCTCGAGGGCATAATGTTCATGCCCTGCTGACGCAAGCGATCATTGACCTGCTGTATCAAATCGTCCGATTTTCGCACTGGTTGTGACCAACGCTGAGGTTCCTGACGCGGCCAGCTGAAGGACTGCGGTCTATTGATCACCTTTGGCTGCCGATCTGCATCGGTCGCTGGTCCCAAGGGACCAACAGTCTGAAACTGATCCTTGTTGCGAGCGGTGGGAATTGCGGGTGGTAACG
It encodes the following:
- the LOC132796465 gene encoding serine protease persephone-like isoform X2, translating into MLPRTMRVSRSVWLSLLLCCGLVLSGLPQLAALEVGDSCSLKGTIAGICRVSSECEPHIDKYIKSGRLSINDVPTCGLGPREEIVCCPVAPCCSDDTSTESTTTPKTIQPTPTTRVDTAPGSERAAVRACRQIEERQNLHQLTPHILDGIPVDDGIYPHMAAIAFTGIGRTDYRCGGSLITTRHVLTAAHCVNSFDDTPVHVRLGTVNIDQVNNHYQDIPLTGNITIHPDYVSSSKYNDIAILELAEEAKLSFYIYPACLETNPVDPPADSKLFVAGWGVMNLTNRRTSKILLRAPLNIVPLEQCNVSFAEQPNSRRFLANGVVNTLLCAADEVRQKADACQGDSGGPLVIERDIVNNKYSILGIISAGFGCATKTPGLYTRVAAYLDFIESVVWPNNVV
- the LOC132796465 gene encoding serine protease persephone-like isoform X1 gives rise to the protein MLPRTMRVSRSVWLSLLLCCGLVLSGLPQLAALEVGDSCSLKGTIAGICRVSSECEPHIDKYIKSGRLSINDVPTCGLGPREEIVCCPVAPCCSDDTSPRQVPSTTARTTTTTTTTTTTTTRKPATKNVIDLDQDSAYFDFQQLLNPKKPKNPTNNNNNRKPSLPPAIPTARNKDQFQTVGPLGPATDADRQPKVINRPQSFSWPRQEPQRWSQPVRKSDDLIQQVNDRLRQQGMNIMPSREVSTFDQRPVPIERTTARPIADFNSDPWAPFRFRPSPADELITNDLGNGDAELFGTESTTTPKTIQPTPTTRVDTAPGSERAAVRACRQIEERQNLHQLTPHILDGIPVDDGIYPHMAAIAFTGIGRTDYRCGGSLITTRHVLTAAHCVNSFDDTPVHVRLGTVNIDQVNNHYQDIPLTGNITIHPDYVSSSKYNDIAILELAEEAKLSFYIYPACLETNPVDPPADSKLFVAGWGVMNLTNRRTSKILLRAPLNIVPLEQCNVSFAEQPNSRRFLANGVVNTLLCAADEVRQKADACQGDSGGPLVIERDIVNNKYSILGIISAGFGCATKTPGLYTRVAAYLDFIESVVWPNNVV